The following proteins are encoded in a genomic region of Elusimicrobiota bacterium:
- a CDS encoding response regulator, with the protein MQNGNHVVLLVDDDHEPLELLEHYFERNQYITRTARSVLEAIEKLNDTIDLVVTDYEMPIMNGSDLLLMIRQKFPKIPIIGISGLRFMDGNRIDQLFDAFLSKPFRINDLRSSVARVISWAASDVPSKGVSLTAI; encoded by the coding sequence ATGCAAAACGGAAACCACGTAGTTCTCCTCGTTGATGACGACCACGAACCCCTGGAATTATTAGAACACTACTTCGAGCGAAATCAATATATCACAAGAACGGCCCGCAGTGTTCTTGAAGCAATCGAAAAACTAAACGACACCATTGATCTTGTTGTCACCGATTATGAAATGCCGATAATGAACGGGTCCGATCTACTATTAATGATCCGGCAGAAGTTCCCTAAAATCCCGATCATTGGGATAAGCGGCCTCCGCTTCATGGACGGGAACCGAATTGATCAGCTCTTCGATGCCTTCCTATCTAAGCCGTTTCGGATTAACGATCTCCGCTCGTCGGTGGCCCGGGTGATTTCGTGGGCGGCTTCTGATGTCCCGAGTAAAGGTGTTTCTTTGACGGCCATATAA
- a CDS encoding site-specific integrase, producing MKEFAEKFRAKKLEELYAGKLGIAQAPTETPWREFATRYLAHCKAHKAPRTYTNFDKWAVDHFTAFVGNRSLASITGEDVARWESRLLENGSPNTARIRLRAVRTAFNWAVREGLITRTPSFHMPPADDVGRTLSDPEVVALMAALPDWLKPPVVFALHTGVRRGEMLSLAWERIQRPAGGLWEAEIGGVGGPTTKTRQSRIIPLHPRARDAMGTPRARGLVFDFSPSSIVHAIEGAARKASLGRIRFHDFRHTWATRFMQATGDLFALMRLGGWTSMGSVRVYQHLTKARSDSVILVNYPPISPLKSGDIDGKDHA from the coding sequence TTGAAAGAGTTCGCCGAAAAGTTCCGGGCCAAGAAACTCGAAGAGCTTTATGCCGGGAAGCTCGGAATAGCCCAGGCCCCCACCGAGACCCCGTGGCGGGAGTTCGCCACCCGCTACCTCGCCCACTGTAAGGCCCACAAGGCCCCCCGGACTTACACCAATTTTGACAAGTGGGCGGTTGACCATTTCACCGCGTTCGTTGGGAACCGCTCCCTGGCGTCCATCACCGGGGAGGACGTTGCTCGGTGGGAGAGTCGGCTCCTCGAGAATGGGAGCCCCAATACGGCCCGGATTCGGCTCCGGGCGGTCCGCACGGCGTTTAATTGGGCCGTCCGTGAGGGGTTGATAACCCGCACCCCGTCGTTCCACATGCCCCCGGCGGACGATGTGGGCAGGACGCTTTCAGACCCAGAGGTGGTGGCCCTTATGGCGGCCCTTCCCGACTGGCTCAAGCCACCCGTTGTATTTGCCCTCCATACCGGGGTTCGGCGCGGGGAAATGCTCTCCCTGGCATGGGAGCGTATCCAGCGGCCCGCGGGGGGCCTGTGGGAGGCGGAAATTGGTGGGGTCGGCGGTCCCACTACCAAGACCCGCCAGAGCCGCATAATCCCCCTCCACCCACGGGCTCGGGACGCCATGGGCACCCCACGGGCGAGGGGTCTGGTATTCGATTTTTCCCCCTCCTCGATTGTCCACGCGATTGAGGGAGCCGCCCGGAAGGCAAGTCTGGGGCGCATCCGATTCCACGATTTCCGCCACACATGGGCCACTAGGTTCATGCAAGCCACGGGGGATTTGTTCGCATTAATGAGGCTGGGTGGGTGGACAAGTATGGGAAGCGTGAGGGTATATCAACACCTCACAAAGGCCCGCTCGGACTCGGTTATTTTGGTGAATTACCCGCCAATCTCCCCACTAAAAAGCGGAGACATCGACGGTAAAGATCACGCTTGA
- a CDS encoding ComF family protein, which yields MGGEGSFFRALRRVGLDLVFPRSCGVCRGDLSGDDQSLCGPCQKNFPRWTGLACRVCGTPLPDGGARCAVCRGRRRSFRFCRSAGLYEGSLRQAILLFKYGRREEIAVPLGECLAETFRSRPELHRAERVVPVPLHFIKRHARGFNQSERLARVFAGLTGLRLESDLLVRHRWTWAQAGLGKEKRKTNVQGAFVVRHPEGIKNQRVLLIDDVCTTGATLESCARALKEAGAVRVDALTLARDVETQKYDSLKPVHVQRARGGT from the coding sequence ATGGGTGGGGAAGGTTCCTTCTTCCGCGCGCTCAGGCGCGTGGGGTTGGATCTGGTTTTTCCACGTTCGTGTGGGGTGTGCCGGGGGGACCTGTCGGGGGATGATCAGAGTCTGTGTGGGCCCTGTCAAAAAAACTTTCCGCGGTGGACAGGCCTGGCGTGTCGGGTTTGTGGAACGCCCCTTCCGGATGGGGGAGCTCGTTGTGCCGTTTGTCGTGGGCGCCGTCGATCGTTTCGGTTTTGTCGGAGCGCGGGACTCTATGAAGGGTCGCTCCGCCAGGCGATCCTCTTGTTTAAATATGGGCGACGGGAGGAAATCGCTGTTCCTTTGGGAGAGTGTCTCGCCGAGACATTCCGTTCCCGCCCCGAACTCCATCGAGCGGAACGGGTCGTCCCGGTTCCCCTTCATTTTATAAAACGGCACGCCCGTGGGTTTAATCAGTCCGAACGGTTGGCAAGGGTGTTTGCGGGGTTGACTGGATTGCGCTTGGAATCGGATCTCCTTGTCCGGCATCGCTGGACATGGGCGCAAGCGGGGTTAGGGAAGGAAAAGCGGAAGACCAATGTTCAGGGCGCGTTTGTCGTTCGACACCCGGAAGGGATAAAGAATCAACGCGTGTTGCTCATTGATGATGTGTGCACAACAGGTGCCACTCTGGAGTCCTGCGCGCGCGCTCTCAAAGAAGCGGGGGCGGTCCGTGTGGACGCCCTTACTTTGGCCCGCGATGTGGAAACCCAAAAATACGATTCATTGAAACCCGTTCATGTCCAGCGTGCGCGGGGGGGGACTTGA
- a CDS encoding LptF/LptG family permease produces the protein MILARYLLLQFLPPFFFALTLFSGVLLLDKIFDLIDLLVNKGVSFILSAKIFILFLPTILSLSVPMSILLACLLTFGRLSEDNEILALRSSGLSFRQILWPPILFAGLVSLALVPFNTQLTPKAMGQFRSIYHKIAQTDPLQIEAKKFVAVRNVRLYAGEVEKEHKQLKEVWLYRLFPDYTERVHAPQGKWEVNDERLSLTLLNGQIERFGHSAAGDFMHIAFKKYGLSVPLQPPGDSRNRNWREFTTPELRREITRRSIVQLPIGELRSEYHLRFSLAFAPMALALIGIPLGMTIERGGRGVGFGAAVVVLFFYYLLLVMGMNLADRESIPAVPALWMANSVAVLVGLTLFRKRLSS, from the coding sequence ATGATTCTTGCCCGATACCTTCTCCTCCAATTCCTGCCCCCCTTCTTTTTTGCTTTGACCCTTTTCTCAGGGGTACTGCTCCTGGACAAAATTTTTGACCTCATCGACCTCCTGGTGAACAAAGGCGTTTCTTTCATTCTGTCCGCAAAAATATTCATTCTCTTCCTCCCCACTATTTTAAGCCTGAGCGTCCCCATGTCCATACTTCTGGCGTGCCTCCTCACGTTCGGTAGGCTATCGGAAGATAATGAAATTTTGGCGCTTCGATCTTCGGGGCTTTCGTTCCGGCAAATACTGTGGCCCCCAATTTTATTCGCCGGGCTTGTTTCACTGGCCCTCGTCCCCTTCAACACGCAGCTTACGCCAAAAGCCATGGGCCAATTTCGTTCGATTTACCACAAAATAGCCCAAACAGACCCGTTGCAAATTGAAGCCAAAAAATTTGTCGCGGTTCGAAATGTTCGACTTTATGCTGGGGAGGTCGAAAAAGAACACAAACAACTGAAAGAAGTGTGGCTCTACCGACTTTTTCCAGACTACACGGAACGGGTGCACGCCCCCCAAGGGAAGTGGGAGGTCAATGACGAACGCCTTTCCCTCACACTATTGAATGGGCAAATTGAGCGTTTCGGCCATTCGGCCGCCGGGGACTTCATGCACATCGCCTTTAAAAAGTATGGGCTCTCGGTTCCCCTTCAACCGCCCGGTGATTCCCGAAATCGCAACTGGCGAGAATTCACCACCCCAGAACTTCGCCGTGAAATCACGCGGCGCTCGATTGTCCAGCTTCCGATCGGGGAATTACGTTCCGAATATCACCTACGTTTCTCCCTGGCCTTTGCACCCATGGCGTTGGCCTTGATTGGGATCCCCCTTGGAATGACGATTGAGCGTGGCGGTCGGGGCGTCGGGTTTGGCGCGGCGGTGGTGGTTCTCTTTTTTTATTATTTACTTTTAGTGATGGGGATGAACCTGGCCGACCGGGAATCCATTCCGGCCGTCCCTGCTCTCTGGATGGCCAACAGCGTCGCTGTCCTCGTTGGCCTGACTCTCTTTCGCAAAAGGTTGTCTTCATGA
- a CDS encoding LptF/LptG family permease — MTKLNRYVLTSFLKPLFLSYVSMTILILMAELMERLDKIIASKATFLVVARYLLALWPVRSMELFPVAALLAALFSIGQLSRRMEITAAMAGGIHPWRIVSPLLYVGIALSIFTWGLGEVLTPWANREVKTLWNVEIKKITSPRQSLFNNVTVPGEGVFYAIGLLDLNKERMQNVVIDLVENGAPRHQWQAREGLWTPEGWRLFNGTERTYKGLNRLDQQIPFKEKQTTLLDKPDDLVPRDLDPEEMNLRELGQHIQRLKILGIETRKAEVERYMKTALPWANLIIVMLGIPFAFNKRGGNVRAVAVALGVAFAYFGLLQVGRAFGLRPWCPPLFGAWFANVVFLIIGTRLFIRMRSLS; from the coding sequence ATGACAAAACTCAACCGTTACGTTCTCACGTCGTTTCTGAAACCGCTCTTCCTCAGTTACGTGTCCATGACCATTTTGATCCTGATGGCGGAACTGATGGAACGGTTGGATAAAATAATTGCCAGCAAAGCGACCTTCTTGGTTGTGGCCCGCTATCTCTTGGCGTTATGGCCTGTGCGAAGCATGGAACTTTTTCCGGTGGCGGCTTTGCTCGCCGCGCTTTTTTCTATCGGGCAACTCTCGCGCCGCATGGAAATTACGGCCGCCATGGCGGGAGGAATCCACCCGTGGAGGATTGTTTCCCCTCTCCTGTATGTCGGGATCGCTCTCAGTATTTTTACCTGGGGGTTGGGGGAAGTCCTCACCCCCTGGGCCAACCGGGAAGTTAAAACTCTATGGAACGTGGAAATCAAAAAAATCACGTCGCCCCGGCAGTCCCTGTTCAATAACGTAACGGTTCCCGGCGAAGGGGTGTTCTACGCCATTGGGCTCCTCGACCTCAACAAGGAAAGGATGCAAAACGTTGTTATTGATTTGGTGGAAAACGGAGCCCCCCGCCATCAATGGCAGGCACGGGAGGGACTATGGACACCGGAAGGATGGCGACTGTTTAATGGCACGGAGCGCACCTACAAAGGGCTGAACCGGCTGGACCAACAAATTCCTTTTAAAGAAAAACAAACCACCTTACTGGACAAACCCGACGATCTTGTCCCTCGGGATCTTGACCCCGAAGAAATGAATCTGCGTGAGTTGGGTCAACACATTCAACGCTTAAAGATTTTAGGCATCGAAACCCGAAAAGCCGAGGTGGAACGCTACATGAAAACGGCCCTTCCCTGGGCCAACCTCATCATTGTCATGCTGGGAATTCCGTTCGCCTTTAACAAACGCGGAGGAAACGTGAGGGCGGTGGCTGTCGCACTGGGTGTGGCTTTCGCTTATTTCGGTCTACTCCAGGTGGGTCGCGCGTTTGGCCTGCGCCCCTGGTGCCCCCCCCTCTTCGGCGCCTGGTTCGCTAACGTCGTCTTTCTTATTATCGGCACGCGCCTTTTCATACGAATGAGATCCCTCAGCTAA
- a CDS encoding M6 family metalloprotease domain-containing protein has translation MNTNSLFRQNPLSLGPWIALFLGFGLLAVRGGAVPPAPGQEVRIGMKTCFVNRQGMERRVSAFRGSPALMGASPMPNPRVLVLRVQFADLSFGSTDLSAGFFQQVQDYFVENSYETFRPTFTISSIFSLPGTLATYGNNCGDNPGCNVPSLILAASAAANPSIHFNDYDQVMIYHAGYGEESTGRPSDIWSLFYPAEAMPEGFVRVDGHEFDGVMIVPERELGASALGVICHEYGHQLGLPDLYDISVPGGRSTAGAWDLMDYPWTGSPVGSNPPHLGAWSKRFLGFGATLSVSSGAVSLSPIELLPGQSLEIFGEGLDYFLLEYRLASAAGFDRFLPQAAGLAVWHVDKALTEDASVLNFNVVNTPSQNGFGHLGVDLIEADGTTADPRSGDPGRGNAFENGTRSIPMFSGVGMALVLSNVQGVGGPTASALINIFRVTNHQSIARAISYPNPAAGKTRVGAPSGTWSTFRVELTRPRTLNTFSANIYTLRGERVLELKMDDFSESDDFSDYSFIYEHDWNGRDDTGAEVASGVYYLVFDVEGEKVKTPFVLQR, from the coding sequence ATGAACACGAACTCTTTATTTCGCCAAAACCCTCTCTCCCTTGGTCCCTGGATTGCCCTGTTTCTTGGGTTCGGTTTGCTTGCGGTGAGGGGGGGGGCTGTGCCTCCTGCTCCTGGGCAGGAGGTTCGGATCGGGATGAAAACATGTTTTGTGAATCGTCAGGGGATGGAAAGGCGTGTTTCGGCTTTTCGGGGATCACCCGCTCTGATGGGCGCTTCCCCCATGCCTAACCCGCGCGTCTTGGTGTTGCGGGTTCAATTTGCGGATCTTTCTTTTGGTTCAACGGACCTCTCAGCAGGTTTTTTTCAACAGGTTCAAGATTATTTTGTGGAAAATTCTTACGAAACTTTTCGTCCCACGTTTACGATCAGTTCCATCTTCTCTCTGCCTGGAACGTTGGCGACCTACGGAAACAATTGTGGGGACAACCCCGGCTGCAATGTCCCCTCCTTGATCCTTGCCGCGTCGGCGGCCGCGAACCCTTCCATCCATTTTAACGATTACGATCAAGTGATGATCTATCACGCGGGGTATGGCGAAGAATCCACAGGAAGGCCTTCGGATATTTGGTCCCTTTTCTATCCGGCGGAAGCCATGCCGGAGGGTTTCGTTCGCGTGGATGGTCATGAATTTGACGGGGTGATGATCGTCCCTGAGCGGGAACTTGGTGCCAGTGCTCTTGGGGTTATTTGTCATGAATATGGTCACCAGCTGGGTCTCCCGGACCTCTATGATATATCCGTTCCGGGTGGGCGTTCGACGGCTGGGGCGTGGGACCTTATGGATTATCCTTGGACAGGATCTCCGGTTGGATCGAACCCACCCCATTTGGGGGCTTGGAGCAAAAGGTTTCTGGGGTTTGGGGCCACCCTGTCGGTTTCGAGTGGGGCGGTGTCTCTGTCCCCCATCGAACTTCTGCCGGGGCAGTCCCTGGAAATCTTTGGAGAAGGATTAGATTATTTTTTATTGGAATATCGATTGGCTTCGGCGGCCGGTTTTGACCGATTCCTCCCCCAGGCGGCCGGGTTGGCGGTTTGGCATGTGGATAAGGCTTTAACAGAGGATGCCAGCGTTTTGAATTTCAACGTGGTCAACACCCCCTCCCAAAACGGTTTTGGGCATTTAGGTGTTGACCTTATCGAGGCGGATGGGACCACGGCAGACCCTCGCTCCGGTGATCCGGGCCGGGGGAACGCCTTCGAAAATGGAACACGGTCGATTCCCATGTTTTCTGGAGTCGGTATGGCGTTGGTCCTCTCAAACGTCCAAGGGGTGGGAGGGCCCACAGCCAGCGCGCTCATCAACATTTTTCGAGTGACCAACCATCAGTCTATCGCTCGAGCGATTTCCTATCCGAACCCGGCGGCCGGGAAAACCCGTGTGGGGGCACCCTCTGGGACGTGGAGCACGTTCCGTGTCGAACTCACGCGGCCTCGGACCCTCAACACCTTTTCAGCAAATATATACACCCTCAGGGGGGAGCGTGTTTTGGAATTGAAGATGGATGATTTTTCTGAATCGGATGATTTCTCTGACTACTCTTTCATCTACGAACATGACTGGAACGGACGGGATGATACGGGGGCGGAAGTGGCTTCTGGCGTGTATTATCTGGTGTTTGATGTGGAAGGGGAAAAAGTTAAAACCCCCTTTGTTCTTCAGAGGTGA
- a CDS encoding adenosylhomocysteinase, translating into MKYDVKDIRLADAGENLITWAEREMPVLRLIKERYTKQKPFKGIRMSCCLHVTTETANLAITLKAGGADVVLCASNPLSTQDEVAAALVKKHGIRTYAIKGEDNKTYYKHIYAALDHRPQITMDDGADVVGVLHKERRNQLPDVIGGTEETTTGVVRLRAMEKDGVLEYPIIAVNDALTKHMFDNRYGTGQSTLDGILRATNVLFAGKTVVVAGYGWCGRGVASRARGLGAHVVVTEVDPFRALEAVMDGFGVMPMGEAAAIGDIFITVTGDIAVLRAEHFKKMKDGAIVANSGHFNVEIDIPALAKMAKTKRQARPYVDEYKLPNGRRIHVLGEGRLINLTSAEGHPASVMDMSFANQALCSEYMVKNAKGLAKKVHSVPVDIDRDIARLKLAAMGVGVDTLTPQQKKYLASWQEGT; encoded by the coding sequence ATGAAATATGACGTCAAAGATATTCGTTTGGCTGATGCGGGTGAAAACCTGATCACGTGGGCCGAGCGGGAGATGCCCGTTCTTCGTTTGATTAAAGAGCGTTACACGAAGCAAAAGCCCTTTAAGGGGATTCGGATGTCCTGTTGTTTGCACGTCACAACAGAGACGGCGAACCTGGCCATCACGTTAAAGGCGGGCGGGGCGGACGTGGTTCTGTGTGCGTCCAACCCCCTTTCCACCCAAGACGAAGTGGCCGCGGCGTTGGTCAAAAAACACGGTATTCGGACGTATGCGATTAAGGGCGAAGACAATAAAACCTATTACAAACACATCTACGCCGCACTGGATCACCGTCCCCAGATTACGATGGACGATGGGGCCGACGTGGTGGGGGTTTTGCATAAAGAACGGCGGAACCAACTGCCCGATGTGATCGGCGGTACGGAAGAGACCACCACCGGCGTCGTTCGTTTGCGGGCCATGGAAAAAGATGGGGTGTTGGAATACCCCATCATTGCCGTTAACGACGCCCTGACCAAGCATATGTTCGATAACCGATACGGCACGGGGCAATCCACCCTGGACGGGATTTTACGGGCCACCAACGTTCTCTTCGCTGGAAAAACCGTGGTTGTTGCCGGTTATGGTTGGTGTGGTCGTGGTGTGGCCAGCCGGGCTCGCGGGTTGGGAGCCCATGTGGTGGTGACCGAAGTGGACCCGTTCCGTGCCCTTGAGGCCGTGATGGACGGGTTTGGTGTGATGCCCATGGGTGAGGCCGCCGCGATTGGAGATATTTTCATTACGGTCACTGGGGATATCGCTGTTCTTCGCGCCGAACATTTCAAGAAGATGAAAGACGGGGCTATTGTGGCCAATTCGGGGCACTTTAATGTTGAGATCGACATCCCCGCCTTAGCCAAAATGGCGAAAACGAAACGGCAGGCGAGACCCTATGTGGATGAATATAAGCTTCCTAACGGGCGTCGGATTCACGTTTTAGGTGAGGGGCGTTTGATCAACTTGACCTCCGCTGAGGGCCATCCCGCCAGCGTGATGGACATGTCGTTCGCCAATCAAGCTCTTTGTTCGGAATATATGGTGAAGAACGCCAAAGGGCTTGCCAAGAAAGTTCACAGCGTTCCGGTCGATATCGATCGGGACATCGCCCGCTTGAAATTGGCCGCCATGGGCGTCGGGGTCGATACGCTGACTCCCCAGCAGAAGAAATATCTGGCTTCCTGGCAAGAAGGAACTTAA
- a CDS encoding methionine adenosyltransferase, giving the protein MRRDKYVFTSESVTEGHPDKVCDQISDAVLDAILKDDPRGRVACESFVTTGLVVVGGEITTNTWVDVPSLVRSVVADIGYTDRRFGFDAASCGILNAIGRQSPDISQGVDTGGAGDQGLMVGFACDETKELMPTPISLAHQLTRRLAEVRKKKILPYLGPDGKSQVTVEYENGEPVRIDAVVISSQHDTSILDRSGKKITNKSVEDMIEKVILHVLPKKMLDKKTKYYVNPTGKFVVGGPEGDTGVTGRKIIVDTYGGWAPHGGGAFSGKDPTKVDRSACYMARHVAKNIVASGLARQCTVQLAYAIGVADPVSVMVDTHGTGEVPESQLVTLVREMFPLTPKGIIDYLKLRRPFYQKTASYGHFGREDADFFWEKTNKAAELKKGAKA; this is encoded by the coding sequence ATGCGTCGTGATAAATATGTTTTTACATCCGAATCGGTGACGGAAGGGCATCCCGATAAGGTGTGTGACCAAATTTCGGACGCTGTTTTGGATGCCATTCTTAAAGACGATCCGCGGGGGCGGGTGGCGTGCGAGTCTTTTGTGACCACCGGTTTGGTGGTGGTGGGCGGCGAGATTACCACCAACACGTGGGTGGACGTGCCCTCCTTGGTTCGGTCCGTGGTCGCTGATATTGGGTACACCGACCGTCGTTTCGGATTTGATGCGGCCAGTTGCGGGATTTTAAACGCCATCGGTCGGCAGTCCCCGGATATTTCCCAGGGTGTTGATACGGGAGGGGCCGGGGACCAGGGGCTTATGGTGGGGTTCGCCTGCGATGAGACGAAAGAGTTAATGCCGACGCCTATTAGTTTGGCGCATCAACTGACCCGACGGTTAGCGGAAGTCCGTAAGAAAAAAATCCTTCCCTATCTGGGGCCGGATGGCAAATCTCAGGTGACGGTGGAATACGAGAACGGAGAACCCGTTCGGATTGACGCGGTGGTGATTTCCAGTCAGCACGACACGTCTATCTTGGATCGCTCTGGAAAAAAAATAACCAATAAATCCGTGGAAGATATGATTGAAAAAGTCATTCTCCACGTTTTGCCCAAGAAGATGTTGGACAAAAAAACGAAGTATTATGTGAACCCCACCGGGAAATTTGTTGTGGGTGGTCCCGAAGGGGACACCGGGGTGACCGGTCGAAAGATTATTGTGGACACCTATGGCGGGTGGGCTCCCCATGGGGGAGGGGCCTTCAGTGGAAAAGATCCCACCAAAGTCGATCGATCCGCCTGTTACATGGCGCGTCACGTGGCAAAAAACATTGTGGCGTCAGGATTGGCCCGCCAATGCACGGTCCAACTGGCCTATGCCATCGGTGTTGCGGATCCTGTCAGCGTCATGGTGGACACCCACGGGACAGGGGAGGTGCCGGAAAGCCAATTGGTGACCCTGGTGCGTGAAATGTTTCCCTTGACCCCCAAGGGCATCATCGACTACCTGAAACTGCGTCGTCCTTTTTATCAAAAAACAGCGTCCTACGGTCATTTCGGTCGGGAAGACGCTGATTTCTTCTGGGAAAAAACCAATAAAGCCGCCGAGTTGAAAAAAGGCGCGAAGGCCTAA
- a CDS encoding NDP-sugar synthase — protein sequence MKALILLGGLGTRLKPLTSFSPKPLLPILNRPFIGYQLDLLKKYGVREVVLALGHQAAHFRRALGDGRRWGVRLTYSLEKEPLGTGGAIRLALPHLSGPAYILNGDVLSDFDLGQLAAVHRHRKADATVVLVEVDDPSHFGLVETDREGTVRRFLEKPSGGKSPVRTVNAGCYLFSPKVVERIPSGRAVSIEREIFPALLSEKFKVVSFLHRGYWSDIGTLSRYWRTHRDLHERGQWPKGLKLRKGLRLEKGVVVGKSPKVLGTAVIGEGAWVGDHVEFEGHVTLGARTRIESSVRLSDCVILEGVRIGSHTRVEKSIIGPQSVVGSHCFVGPNQVLGSGARLPSHSQVFPGLMST from the coding sequence ATGAAAGCGTTAATCCTTTTAGGGGGACTGGGGACTCGTTTAAAACCTTTAACGTCTTTTAGTCCTAAACCGCTCCTTCCCATCCTGAATCGACCCTTTATTGGATATCAACTGGATTTGTTGAAAAAATATGGAGTGCGCGAGGTGGTGTTGGCCCTTGGGCATCAGGCGGCTCATTTTCGACGGGCGTTGGGGGATGGGCGACGGTGGGGGGTTCGGTTGACCTATTCGTTAGAGAAGGAACCCTTGGGGACCGGTGGGGCCATTCGGTTGGCTCTCCCCCATCTCTCAGGGCCAGCCTACATCCTGAATGGGGATGTGTTAAGTGATTTTGATTTAGGACAGTTGGCCGCCGTTCATCGCCATCGAAAGGCCGACGCTACCGTGGTTTTGGTGGAGGTCGACGATCCTTCCCATTTCGGGCTCGTGGAAACGGATCGTGAAGGGACGGTTCGACGGTTTTTGGAAAAGCCTTCCGGGGGGAAATCCCCGGTGCGAACGGTCAACGCGGGATGCTATTTGTTTTCGCCCAAAGTGGTGGAGCGAATTCCGTCCGGGCGGGCGGTGTCCATCGAACGTGAAATTTTTCCGGCCCTCTTGTCGGAAAAATTTAAGGTGGTTTCTTTCCTTCATCGGGGGTATTGGTCCGACATCGGCACGTTATCCCGTTATTGGCGAACCCATAGGGACCTTCACGAAAGAGGACAATGGCCCAAGGGATTAAAGCTTCGAAAAGGGCTACGTCTTGAAAAAGGGGTCGTGGTGGGAAAAAGCCCGAAAGTATTGGGGACGGCCGTTATTGGGGAGGGCGCGTGGGTGGGAGATCATGTGGAATTTGAGGGGCATGTGACTTTGGGCGCACGAACTCGAATTGAATCTTCTGTGCGATTATCGGATTGCGTTATTTTAGAAGGCGTTCGCATTGGTTCCCACACACGTGTTGAAAAAAGCATCATTGGTCCCCAATCCGTTGTGGGATCCCATTGTTTTGTTGGTCCCAATCAGGTTTTGGGGAGTGGGGCTCGATTGCCCTCTCATTCCCAGGTCTTTCCTGGGTTAATGTCAACGTGA
- the gmhB gene encoding D-glycero-beta-D-manno-heptose 1,7-bisphosphate 7-phosphatase, whose protein sequence is MRGPAVFLDRDGTLNVEKDYVYRYEDWEWVPGAVDGLRDLIGLGFRLVVVSNQSGIARGYFGVSDVQALHHRVAQELREKGIELAGFYFCPHGPGGGCDCRKPAPGLLLRAAQDLGIDLHRSFMVGDKASDVEAGQRAGVHPLLVETGYGKEQRSQVGSPVPVVRDFSAAVKWIVSKSKTEGDPQ, encoded by the coding sequence ATGAGAGGGCCGGCGGTGTTTCTTGATCGAGATGGGACGTTGAACGTCGAAAAAGATTATGTTTATCGCTATGAAGATTGGGAATGGGTTCCCGGCGCCGTGGACGGATTGAGAGACTTGATCGGTCTGGGGTTCCGCCTGGTGGTCGTGTCGAACCAATCGGGAATAGCTCGGGGCTACTTTGGGGTTTCGGATGTGCAGGCCCTCCATCATCGGGTCGCTCAGGAACTTCGTGAAAAGGGAATTGAGTTGGCCGGTTTTTATTTCTGTCCCCACGGGCCGGGAGGGGGGTGCGACTGCCGAAAACCGGCGCCTGGTCTTCTCCTTCGGGCCGCTCAGGATCTTGGTATTGATCTCCACCGTTCTTTTATGGTGGGGGATAAGGCCAGTGATGTTGAAGCCGGTCAGCGAGCGGGGGTTCATCCCTTACTGGTGGAAACTGGATACGGGAAAGAACAGCGTTCTCAGGTGGGGTCTCCTGTCCCTGTTGTGCGTGATTTTTCCGCTGCGGTGAAGTGGATTGTTTCGAAGAGCAAGACCGAAGGCGATCCGCAATGA